A single genomic interval of Vicinamibacterales bacterium harbors:
- a CDS encoding glycosyltransferase family 2 protein, translated as MRLSVIIPVYNEEQTIREVLERVAAVDLGTIDKEIVIANDGSTDGTRGVIDERQLPPDLPVHVYHSPINLGKGAAVRMGLAFATGDILLVQDADLELDPSEYTQLIAPILAGDADVVYGSRFLRPTSKVAFRSRAANRFLTLLTNVLFGGGLTDMETAYKVMRRGALQGVRLRTVGFDIEPELTARLLRAGRRIVEVPISYNPRSADEGKKMRLIDGVDAIYTLLKCRFTS; from the coding sequence ATGCGTCTATCGGTCATCATCCCCGTCTACAACGAGGAGCAGACGATTCGCGAGGTGCTCGAACGCGTCGCCGCGGTCGACCTCGGGACCATCGACAAGGAAATCGTCATCGCCAACGACGGATCGACTGACGGCACGCGCGGCGTCATCGACGAGCGCCAGCTGCCGCCGGACCTGCCGGTCCACGTCTACCACAGCCCGATCAACCTCGGAAAAGGCGCGGCGGTCCGCATGGGCCTGGCGTTCGCCACCGGCGACATCCTGCTCGTGCAGGACGCTGATCTCGAGCTCGATCCCTCCGAGTACACGCAGCTCATCGCGCCGATCCTGGCGGGCGACGCCGACGTCGTCTACGGCTCGCGTTTTCTCCGGCCGACCTCGAAGGTGGCGTTCAGATCGCGTGCGGCCAACCGGTTCCTGACGCTGCTCACCAACGTACTCTTCGGCGGCGGGCTGACCGACATGGAGACGGCCTACAAGGTGATGCGCCGAGGCGCGCTGCAGGGCGTCCGCCTGCGGACCGTCGGCTTCGACATCGAACCGGAGTTGACGGCGCGGCTGCTCCGTGCCGGCAGGCGGATTGTCGAAGTGCCGATCTCCTACAACCCCCGCAGCGCGGACGAAGGCAAGAAAATGCGCTTGATCGACGGCGTCGACGCGATCTACACGCTGTTGAAATGCCGCTTCACGTCGTAG
- the tyrS gene encoding tyrosine--tRNA ligase, whose translation MSGAGLYDELAWRGLVSDATDGLREAFAAGPVTGYIGFDPTADSLHVGSLLTMIGLARLQRFGHLPIAIVGGGTGMIGDPKPTQERPLLSRDDIERNVAGIRPQLARLLDFDSRTNPARIVNNADWLASFDLLGFLRDTGKYFTVNYLLQKEAVSRRLGSDEGISFTEFSYPLLQARDYLELFDRHGCTLQMGGSDQWGNITAGIDLVRKLRAARVHGLVWPLLTTSAGTKFGKTEAGTVWLDAARTSPFKFHQFWLNTDDRDVVRYLKFFTFMTREEIELLAAEAAAHPEQRVAQRALARAVTALVHGDDQVDRAERAALVLFGGSFDGVAADDIMTVFEDAPSTEIDLPAEGSTAVELLTTTGLAPSRSEAMRLVKGGGVYVNNARVADEKARFTGADAIGGEIFVLRKGRKDQHIVRLRRG comes from the coding sequence ATGTCCGGCGCGGGTTTGTACGACGAGTTGGCGTGGCGCGGCCTGGTGTCCGACGCGACCGACGGACTTCGCGAGGCGTTCGCGGCGGGTCCGGTGACCGGCTACATCGGTTTCGATCCGACCGCCGACAGCCTTCACGTCGGATCGCTCCTCACGATGATCGGCCTGGCGCGGCTGCAGCGCTTCGGCCACCTGCCGATCGCCATCGTCGGCGGCGGCACCGGCATGATCGGCGATCCAAAACCGACGCAGGAGCGGCCGTTGCTGTCCCGCGACGACATCGAGCGGAACGTCGCCGGCATCCGCCCGCAGCTGGCCCGCCTGCTCGATTTCGACAGCCGCACGAACCCGGCCCGCATCGTCAACAACGCCGACTGGCTGGCATCATTCGATCTGCTCGGGTTCCTGCGCGACACCGGCAAGTACTTCACGGTCAACTACCTGCTGCAGAAGGAAGCGGTCAGCCGGCGGCTCGGCAGCGACGAGGGGATCTCGTTCACCGAGTTCAGCTATCCGCTGCTGCAGGCGCGCGACTACCTCGAGCTGTTCGATCGCCACGGCTGCACGCTGCAGATGGGCGGCAGCGATCAGTGGGGCAACATCACCGCCGGCATCGATCTCGTCCGCAAGCTCCGCGCGGCGCGCGTCCACGGCCTGGTGTGGCCGCTGCTGACGACGTCGGCCGGCACCAAGTTCGGCAAGACCGAAGCCGGCACGGTGTGGCTCGATGCGGCGCGCACCTCGCCGTTCAAGTTCCATCAGTTCTGGCTCAACACCGACGATCGCGACGTCGTCCGCTACCTGAAGTTCTTCACCTTCATGACGCGGGAAGAAATCGAGCTGCTCGCCGCCGAGGCGGCGGCGCATCCCGAGCAGCGCGTCGCGCAGCGGGCGCTGGCGCGCGCCGTGACCGCGCTCGTCCACGGCGACGACCAGGTCGATCGCGCCGAACGCGCCGCGCTGGTCCTGTTCGGCGGCAGCTTCGACGGGGTCGCGGCCGATGACATCATGACGGTCTTCGAAGACGCGCCGTCGACCGAGATCGATCTCCCGGCCGAGGGCAGTACGGCCGTCGAGCTCCTGACGACGACCGGGCTGGCGCCGTCGCGCAGCGAAGCGATGCGGCTCGTCAAAGGGGGCGGCGTCTACGTGAACAACGCGCGCGTCGCGGACGAGAAGGCGCGTTTCACCGGCGCCGACGCGATCGGCGGCGAGATCTTCGTGCTGCGCAAGGGCCGGAAGGATCAGCACATCGTCCGCCTCAGACGCGGCTGA
- a CDS encoding metallophosphoesterase: MNVTEGRRRLLKALVGIGAGTVTGATAHGFLYERHDIEVTRSAFPVSGLPEALRGLRLGILTDVHRSQTVSHELVASAVRALMAEQPDLIVLGGDYVSWRDVRYMHDAAEALAPLSAPHGVIAILGNHDDDHEMPAALAARGFTVLKDARTRLTIRGEIMDFAGIRFWTYKVGEIAHVLRGSVPHAILLAHTPKRLTEAQQLAIPALVCGHTHGGQIVLPGLGAVAAREFPVVAGLARREGTSIFVSRGVGTIYVPVRINCPPEVAVLTLEPADA, from the coding sequence ATGAACGTCACGGAAGGACGGCGGCGGCTGCTCAAGGCGCTCGTCGGCATTGGCGCCGGCACCGTCACGGGCGCCACCGCGCACGGTTTTCTGTACGAGCGTCACGACATCGAGGTCACGCGATCGGCCTTTCCCGTATCGGGACTGCCGGAGGCGCTGCGCGGGCTTCGGCTCGGCATCCTCACCGACGTGCACCGCAGCCAGACGGTGTCGCACGAGCTCGTGGCGTCGGCTGTCCGCGCGCTGATGGCCGAGCAGCCAGACCTGATCGTGCTCGGCGGCGACTACGTGTCGTGGCGCGACGTCCGCTACATGCATGACGCCGCCGAGGCGCTGGCGCCGCTCAGCGCGCCGCACGGCGTGATCGCCATCCTCGGCAACCACGACGACGATCACGAGATGCCGGCGGCGCTGGCGGCGCGCGGGTTCACCGTGCTGAAAGACGCCCGCACGCGCCTGACGATCCGCGGCGAGATCATGGACTTCGCGGGAATCCGGTTCTGGACCTACAAGGTGGGAGAGATCGCGCACGTGCTGCGCGGCAGCGTGCCGCATGCGATTCTGCTCGCGCACACGCCGAAACGACTGACCGAGGCGCAGCAGCTGGCGATCCCGGCGCTCGTCTGCGGCCACACGCACGGTGGCCAGATCGTGCTGCCGGGGCTCGGGGCGGTCGCGGCGCGGGAATTCCCGGTGGTGGCCGGGCTGGCACGGCGCGAGGGCACGTCGATCTTCGTCAGCCGCGGCGTGGGCACGATCTACGTGCCCGTCCGCATCAACTGCCCGCCGGAAGTTGCCGTACTGACGCTCGAGCCCGCCGACGCATGA
- a CDS encoding FkbM family methyltransferase, with amino-acid sequence MTPQPAFKHRLRRLRAALAAAIAATIATFPSLEAIAIRLGRAAARRSHRLAGLYWFVQEDLLARLRLGGERFRPVHVHGCRLQLDITDATGRMPYFYATPYEAAVTDAIVTALQPGDVFLDVGANIGYFTVLAAQVVGAGGLVIAFEPHGGARAMLETIVLRNGMTSRVEIVPLALADAAGEAVLFEDEGISMHSTIEPALSPMRHVAALRPGFSVGLTTLDDWMASRPGLAQRVRCVKIDVEGAEARVLAGMPRLLAEPRLTIVCETTTGGAADRSLGTAGFHRERLEAGAESYGNFLYVRP; translated from the coding sequence ATGACGCCGCAGCCGGCATTCAAGCACAGGCTGCGCAGGCTGCGTGCCGCCCTGGCGGCGGCGATCGCGGCCACGATCGCGACGTTCCCGTCGCTCGAAGCGATCGCGATCAGGCTGGGGCGCGCCGCCGCCAGACGATCGCACCGCCTCGCCGGCCTCTACTGGTTCGTCCAGGAGGATCTCCTGGCGCGCCTGCGCCTCGGCGGCGAACGCTTTCGGCCGGTACACGTGCACGGCTGCCGGCTGCAACTCGACATCACCGACGCGACCGGACGGATGCCGTACTTCTACGCGACGCCGTACGAGGCAGCGGTGACCGACGCAATCGTCACGGCGCTGCAGCCGGGAGACGTCTTCCTCGACGTCGGCGCCAACATCGGCTACTTCACCGTCCTCGCCGCGCAGGTGGTCGGAGCCGGTGGCCTGGTCATCGCCTTCGAGCCGCACGGCGGCGCGCGGGCGATGCTCGAGACGATCGTGCTGCGCAACGGGATGACGTCCCGCGTCGAGATCGTGCCGCTGGCGCTCGCCGACGCCGCCGGCGAGGCGGTGCTGTTCGAGGACGAAGGGATCTCGATGCATTCCACGATCGAGCCGGCGCTCTCGCCGATGCGGCACGTCGCCGCGCTGCGTCCGGGTTTCAGCGTCGGCCTGACGACACTCGATGACTGGATGGCGTCGCGCCCGGGCCTGGCGCAGCGCGTGCGCTGTGTGAAGATCGACGTGGAAGGGGCCGAAGCGCGCGTCCTGGCGGGGATGCCGCGGCTGCTGGCCGAGCCGCGGCTGACGATCGTATGCGAGACGACGACCGGCGGCGCCGCGGACCGGAGTCTGGGGACCGCGGGCTTCCATCGAGAGCGCCTCGAAGCCGGCGCCGAATCCTACGGCAACTTCCTGTACGTGCGTCCCTGA
- the purN gene encoding phosphoribosylglycinamide formyltransferase, protein MSNRRIAVLISGRGSNLQALIDAVAAKRLDATIAVVISNITGAHGLDRARQAGIPGVTLSHRDHSSRDAFETALVAELRRHDVGLVCLAGFMRLLGPTYLGAFGEQTLNIHPSLLPAFPGVDAQRQALEHGVKVAGATVHFVTGALDGGPIVAQGAVPVDDSDTADVLAERILEVEHRLYPEAVASVLDGGWVIQGRTYRKLP, encoded by the coding sequence ATGTCGAACCGACGGATCGCCGTCCTGATCTCCGGACGCGGCAGCAACCTGCAGGCATTGATCGACGCCGTGGCGGCCAAGCGGCTCGACGCGACGATCGCCGTGGTCATCTCGAACATCACCGGCGCCCACGGGCTCGACCGCGCGCGACAGGCGGGCATACCCGGCGTGACGCTGTCGCATCGGGACCATTCGTCGCGAGACGCTTTCGAGACCGCGCTGGTCGCCGAGCTGCGGCGCCACGACGTCGGCCTCGTCTGCCTCGCCGGGTTCATGCGGCTGCTGGGGCCGACCTATCTCGGTGCGTTCGGCGAGCAGACGCTCAACATCCATCCGTCGCTGCTGCCGGCGTTCCCCGGCGTGGACGCGCAGCGCCAGGCGCTCGAGCACGGCGTCAAGGTCGCCGGCGCGACCGTGCACTTCGTGACCGGCGCGCTCGACGGCGGACCGATCGTCGCGCAGGGCGCGGTGCCGGTTGACGACAGTGACACCGCCGACGTGCTGGCAGAGCGCATTCTCGAGGTCGAACACCGTCTCTATCCCGAGGCGGTCGCCTCGGTGCTCGACGGCGGCTGGGTGATTCAGGGACGCACGTACAGGAAGTTGCCGTAG
- the purM gene encoding phosphoribosylformylglycinamidine cyclo-ligase, with product MDYKRAGVDIDAGNEVVRRIRTLAKSTATPGVLSDLGSFGGLFHLGARGLRDPVLVSSADGVGTKLRLAFLTGVHDTIGVDLVNHCVNDILVQGAAPLFFFDYLATGRLDPDVAVRIVEGLARACRDNGCALLGGETAEMPGFYADGEYDVAGFIVGAAERAKIVDGRRIAAGDALIGLPSSGLHTNGYSLARSIVFDQLKLHVHDRVPELGTSIGEALLVPHRSYLRVITPILEAGDAIKGMAHITGGGITDNLPRVLPEGTDARVRVSAWTVPPIFGWLQRAGGVPHDDMLRTFNMGIGMILVVAPEEADAVLGALAAAGEADAVRIGEIAAGRGQVVYN from the coding sequence TGCTGTCCGATCTCGGCTCGTTCGGCGGCCTCTTCCACCTCGGCGCCCGCGGCCTGCGCGATCCGGTGCTGGTGTCGAGCGCCGACGGCGTCGGCACCAAGCTGCGGCTGGCGTTTCTCACCGGCGTCCACGACACCATCGGCGTCGATCTCGTCAATCACTGCGTCAACGACATCCTCGTGCAGGGGGCCGCGCCGCTGTTCTTCTTCGACTATCTCGCGACCGGCCGGCTCGATCCCGACGTCGCGGTGCGGATCGTCGAGGGGCTGGCGCGCGCCTGCCGTGACAACGGCTGCGCGCTGCTCGGCGGCGAGACGGCCGAGATGCCCGGGTTCTACGCCGACGGCGAGTACGACGTGGCCGGCTTCATCGTCGGGGCAGCCGAGCGAGCGAAGATCGTCGACGGCCGGCGCATCGCGGCCGGCGACGCGCTGATCGGCCTTCCCTCGTCCGGCCTGCACACCAACGGCTATTCGCTGGCGCGCTCGATCGTCTTCGACCAGCTGAAGCTGCACGTGCACGACAGGGTGCCCGAGCTGGGAACGTCGATCGGAGAGGCGCTGCTCGTGCCGCACCGTTCGTATCTGCGCGTGATTACGCCGATCCTCGAGGCGGGGGACGCCATCAAGGGAATGGCCCACATCACCGGCGGCGGCATCACCGACAACCTGCCGCGCGTGCTGCCGGAGGGCACCGACGCGCGGGTGCGCGTGTCCGCATGGACGGTACCGCCCATCTTCGGGTGGCTGCAGCGCGCCGGCGGCGTGCCGCACGACGACATGCTGCGGACCTTCAACATGGGGATCGGCATGATCCTCGTCGTCGCCCCGGAAGAAGCCGATGCCGTGCTCGGCGCGCTCGCCGCGGCAGGGGAGGCAGACGCCGTCCGTATCGGCGAGATCGCGGCGGGCCGTGGACAGGTCGTCTACAACTGA